From the genome of Pelagicoccus enzymogenes:
CTTGCCGCACTTGCGCGTGAAGATGCGGCGCAAGTACGTTTTCGCCATCGGCCGCTCCAAGGAAGGCTTCGATTACGAGGGGCCCAAGAACCAGGAAAAGGTTCACCTCGTGGTGCTCCTGCTGGCAGGTGAGGGCGCTCGAGACTACTTGAACGTGCTGGCGGCGGTGGCTCGCTTGGTGAAGGACCAGGCTTTCGTCGAGATGCTTTTGCGCTCGGAGTCCCTCGACGACCTGCACGACCAGCTGACCTCGGCCTTCGGCGGCATTTTGGCGTCGCCCAAGAAGACGCGGCAGAGCTCTATCAACCGCCTGATGCTGCGCCAGGCCATGCGAGTGGCCAAGGGGGCGCACTGCGACTCGATTGCCGTTTTCGGCGACTGCTTGGTCTCCAGTCCGGTCGAGCCGCCGGAGGGCTTCAAGGAGTTCAAGACGGTGCTGATTTCGCGGCGTGCGAAAGAGGGCGACGTGGAAGACGCGGTTTTCAATGAAGTGATTCAGGTGCGTTCCTTCTCCAATGGGCGACTGGCCCAAATGCGTTCCGCCTTTCTGGTGGGGCTGACGCGAGGCGTTTTCAAGACTTCGGACAAGATTTGCTGCGTGGGTGGGATTCCCGGGAGCGACCAGTTCGACACTTTGGTGGTGATCGACATGAAGAACGAGTTCCAAGCTTTGCTGGCGGAGCGCGAGAACTTCATGCCGGGAGATGTTTCTCCGGAGGTGCTCGAACGTGTGATCGGCATCGCCATGGAGCTCTCCATTGAAGGGAGGGAAGGGCGTCCGGTAGGGACTTTGTTCGTTCTCGGCGACTCCAAAAAGGTGGAGACCATGACCAAGCCGCTGGTTCTGAATCCGTTTTTTGGTTACAAGGAAGAGGACCGCAATATCCTCAGCCCTTTCATGGACGAGACGGTGAAAGAGTTTTCCGGCTTGGACGGAGCGTTCATCATCAAGGGGGATGGCGTTCTCACTTCGGCCGGCAGCTTGATTCACACGCCCGAGTTCGACCAATCGCTGCCGAGCGGCCTGGGAGCGCGGCATGCGGCGGGAGCTGCCATTTCTCTGGCCACCGACTGCTTGGCGATCGTGGTTTCTTCGAGTTCGGGGCAGGTCACGGTTTTCCGGAACGGGATTGCCCTTCCGCTGGTGGAGCGTTCTTTTGGCGGCAAGTCGCTCTGAGCGCGATGCCTGTGAACGGCCGAGGGTAGGG
Proteins encoded in this window:
- a CDS encoding PTS sugar transporter subunit IIA, with the translated sequence MRLDRYFSRRRTLDLESDNLEGALKELLKVSTSRFKDLEGKRLLPGLMQRESTMTTYLGNGVALPHLRVKMRRKYVFAIGRSKEGFDYEGPKNQEKVHLVVLLLAGEGARDYLNVLAAVARLVKDQAFVEMLLRSESLDDLHDQLTSAFGGILASPKKTRQSSINRLMLRQAMRVAKGAHCDSIAVFGDCLVSSPVEPPEGFKEFKTVLISRRAKEGDVEDAVFNEVIQVRSFSNGRLAQMRSAFLVGLTRGVFKTSDKICCVGGIPGSDQFDTLVVIDMKNEFQALLAERENFMPGDVSPEVLERVIGIAMELSIEGREGRPVGTLFVLGDSKKVETMTKPLVLNPFFGYKEEDRNILSPFMDETVKEFSGLDGAFIIKGDGVLTSAGSLIHTPEFDQSLPSGLGARHAAGAAISLATDCLAIVVSSSSGQVTVFRNGIALPLVERSFGGKSL